One region of Chryseobacterium muglaense genomic DNA includes:
- a CDS encoding GLPGLI family protein has product MFKKNLTLILILIISNFIAAQKSSFIYELKYKTRPDSLIIDKINFYLDVNNGQSVFRSEMFRKSDSLRIKRGFPNGFEIEFNNNQLYTEKNRDTDIILKYVFVPVVYATFAINIKDNLDWSIDSKKIKIGDYHAQKATTEYGGRIWTAWFTTDINIPEGPYVFKGLPGLIVKISDDKENFNFELIQIKNFEWEDLHIVKYQKLITWEDFKKIQKNFYINPYSSLKKGDILQETSPNKFSEVDLNKATKELLEIIRPKYYPLEINHKIDL; this is encoded by the coding sequence ATGTTTAAAAAGAATCTCACTCTTATATTAATTTTAATAATATCAAACTTTATAGCAGCACAAAAGTCAAGTTTTATATATGAATTGAAGTACAAAACCCGACCAGACAGTTTAATAATTGATAAAATAAATTTTTATTTAGATGTTAATAATGGTCAATCTGTTTTTCGTTCTGAGATGTTTAGAAAATCAGATTCTTTAAGGATAAAAAGAGGATTTCCTAATGGTTTTGAAATAGAGTTTAATAATAATCAGCTTTACACTGAAAAAAATAGAGATACAGATATTATTTTAAAATATGTTTTTGTTCCGGTTGTTTATGCCACATTTGCTATCAATATTAAAGATAATCTAGATTGGAGTATTGATTCAAAAAAAATAAAAATAGGTGATTATCATGCACAAAAGGCAACAACAGAATATGGGGGAAGAATATGGACAGCATGGTTTACTACAGATATTAATATTCCTGAAGGACCATATGTTTTTAAAGGATTACCAGGATTAATAGTTAAAATATCTGATGATAAAGAAAATTTTAATTTTGAATTAATTCAGATTAAAAATTTTGAATGGGAAGATTTACATATAGTAAAATATCAGAAACTAATTACTTGGGAAGATTTTAAAAAAATTCAAAAAAACTTTTATATAAACCCTTATTCATCTCTTAAAAAAGGAGACATCTTGCAAGAAACATCTCCTAATAAATTTAGCGAAGTAGATTTAAATAAGGCTACCAAAGAGCTATTGGAGATAATTAGACCTAAATATTATCCCTTGGAAATAAATCATAAAATCGACTTATAA